One Antarctobacter heliothermus DNA segment encodes these proteins:
- a CDS encoding Lrp/AsnC ligand binding domain-containing protein produces MNCVFVQIRCRPGTAYRVAGDIALREIHSELYSTSGEYDLLLKMYIPEEDDTGKFINDNLLDIDGIERTLTTLTFRAF; encoded by the coding sequence ATGAACTGCGTATTCGTCCAGATCAGATGCCGCCCCGGCACGGCCTACCGCGTGGCCGGAGACATCGCGCTGCGCGAAATCCATTCCGAGCTGTACTCGACCAGCGGCGAGTATGACCTGCTGCTCAAGATGTACATCCCGGAAGAGGACGACACGGGCAAGTTCATCAACGACAACCTGCTGGATATCGACGGGATCGAACGCACGCTGACCACGCTGACATTCAGAGCGTTCTAG
- a CDS encoding ABC transporter substrate-binding protein — protein MNFKTLALGGAVCAALATAAAADVKVGMITTLSGGGAGLGIDVRDGFMLALEQSGRDDIEVVIEDDQRKPDVAVQLADKLVQSEKVDVLTGIIWSNLAMAVVPSVTAQGKFYLSPNAGPSQLAGRGCHQNYFNVAWQNDAYHEAAGAYAAADGSKKAFVLAPNYPAGQDAITGFKRGFGGEIAAEVYTKLGQTDYAAEIAQIKASDADVLYYFLPGGMGISFMKQYSGSGAEVPVIGPAFSFDQGILGAIGDAALGVKNTAHWSKDLDVPGNAEFVASFSEKYDRLPSIYAAQGFDTALLLISASAAADVTDADAFRAALKAADFQSVRGAFEFADNHHPIQTIYMREVVKEGDVVTNRLVGPAAENYADPYGVDCKM, from the coding sequence ATGAATTTCAAGACATTGGCACTGGGCGGCGCGGTCTGCGCCGCACTGGCAACTGCGGCTGCGGCGGACGTGAAGGTGGGCATGATCACCACGTTGTCGGGTGGCGGCGCGGGCCTTGGCATCGATGTGCGCGACGGCTTTATGCTGGCGCTGGAACAGTCGGGGCGTGACGACATCGAAGTGGTGATCGAGGACGATCAGCGCAAGCCGGACGTGGCCGTGCAACTGGCGGACAAGCTGGTGCAGTCGGAAAAGGTGGACGTGCTGACCGGCATCATCTGGTCGAACCTTGCCATGGCGGTGGTGCCATCGGTGACGGCGCAGGGCAAGTTCTACCTGTCGCCGAACGCGGGGCCGTCGCAACTGGCCGGGCGTGGGTGCCACCAGAACTATTTCAACGTGGCGTGGCAGAACGATGCCTACCATGAGGCGGCGGGCGCCTATGCGGCGGCGGACGGATCGAAGAAAGCCTTTGTTCTGGCGCCGAACTATCCGGCGGGACAGGACGCGATCACCGGGTTCAAGCGCGGCTTTGGTGGTGAGATCGCCGCAGAAGTCTATACCAAGCTGGGCCAGACCGATTACGCCGCCGAGATCGCGCAGATCAAGGCATCGGACGCGGATGTGCTGTACTACTTTCTGCCCGGTGGCATGGGCATTTCCTTTATGAAGCAATACTCCGGCTCTGGCGCTGAGGTGCCGGTGATCGGGCCTGCGTTCTCATTCGATCAGGGCATTCTGGGCGCGATTGGCGATGCGGCACTGGGCGTCAAGAACACCGCCCATTGGTCCAAGGATCTGGACGTGCCGGGGAACGCGGAATTTGTGGCCTCGTTTTCAGAGAAATACGACCGCCTGCCCTCGATCTATGCGGCGCAGGGGTTTGATACGGCACTGCTGCTGATTTCGGCCTCGGCTGCGGCGGATGTGACGGACGCGGATGCGTTCCGTGCGGCGCTGAAAGCGGCGGATTTCCAATCCGTCCGCGGCGCATTCGAGTTTGCCGACAACCATCACCCGATCCAGACCATCTATATGCGTGAAGTGGTCAAAGAGGGCGATGTGGTCACCAACCGTCTGGTTGGCCCCGCTGCCGAAAACTATGCCGATCCTTACGGCGTTGACTGCAAGATGTGA
- a CDS encoding branched-chain amino acid ABC transporter permease, which translates to MSLILIAEQVLNGLQFGIMLFLMAAGLTLIFGVMGLINLAHGSLYMVGAFCAAAVAAATGSFALGLVAALAGAAAAGALIELVVIRRLYDRDHLDQVLATFALILIFSEGTRWVFGSFPLYLDVPQALAGPVSLPFGIQYPLYRLALIVIGLVVAAGLFWLIARTRIGVQIRAGENDREMIAALGVDIDRLYTFVFALGAALAGLAGALVGAIQSVQVGMGEPVLILAFVTIVIGGIGSIKGALVGALLVGLTETLGSVFLPELFKLFMAPAAATQTGASLSSMAIYILMAMVLIWRPTGLFGARA; encoded by the coding sequence ATGTCCCTGATCCTCATCGCCGAGCAGGTCCTGAACGGCCTGCAGTTCGGCATCATGCTGTTTCTGATGGCCGCCGGTCTGACGCTGATTTTCGGCGTTATGGGGCTGATCAATCTGGCGCACGGGTCGCTGTATATGGTCGGCGCGTTTTGCGCGGCAGCCGTTGCGGCGGCGACCGGGTCCTTTGCCCTGGGGCTGGTGGCGGCGCTGGCGGGGGCAGCAGCCGCAGGCGCGCTGATCGAGCTGGTGGTGATCCGGCGGCTGTATGACCGTGACCATCTGGATCAGGTACTGGCGACCTTTGCGCTGATCCTGATTTTCTCCGAGGGCACGCGCTGGGTCTTTGGGTCGTTTCCCTTGTATCTGGACGTGCCGCAGGCGTTGGCCGGGCCGGTCTCCCTGCCCTTTGGCATCCAGTATCCGCTGTACCGGCTGGCGCTGATTGTCATCGGTCTGGTGGTGGCGGCGGGGCTGTTCTGGCTGATCGCGCGGACGCGGATCGGCGTGCAGATCCGCGCGGGGGAGAATGACCGTGAGATGATTGCCGCGCTGGGCGTCGATATTGACCGGCTTTATACTTTTGTCTTTGCGCTGGGCGCGGCGCTGGCCGGGTTGGCGGGCGCGCTGGTGGGGGCGATCCAGTCGGTGCAGGTGGGCATGGGAGAGCCGGTGTTGATCCTTGCCTTTGTCACCATTGTGATTGGCGGGATCGGCAGCATAAAAGGCGCGCTGGTGGGCGCGCTGTTGGTGGGCCTGACAGAGACGTTGGGATCGGTGTTCTTGCCCGAGCTTTTCAAGCTGTTCATGGCCCCCGCTGCGGCCACGCAAACCGGCGCGTCACTGTCGTCGATGGCGATTTATATCCTGATGGCGATGGTGCTGATCTGGCGGCCCACCGGCCTGTTCGGAGCGCGGGCATGA
- a CDS encoding branched-chain amino acid ABC transporter permease, translating to MRLSREAVFNLVVLAGLVALPLYAHLSDAPFTITLATRAVILSLAAVGLNIALGIGGLVSLGHAVFFGVGGYAMGILAFHAQNYTPLMEWPFVIEGTKSMPVIWLVAVVASALVALGIGLLSLRTSGVYFIMITLAFGQMFYYFTISWSAYGGEDGMSIYVRNGFPGLNTLVPVQFYGLCFTLLCAALAFNAVLLRSPFGLALNAARQVPERVRAVGLDPFRLRLVAFAISGAITGLAGALFADLNRFVSPTMFSWQLSGEFIVFIIIGGTARLFGPVVGAVLFVALEHFLGGMSDYWHIWFGLLLLGVVLFGKGGLIGLIAGRGRVHD from the coding sequence GTGCGGCTAAGCCGGGAAGCGGTTTTCAACCTTGTGGTTCTGGCGGGGCTGGTGGCGCTGCCGCTGTATGCGCATCTGAGCGACGCGCCGTTTACCATCACGCTGGCGACGCGGGCGGTGATCCTGTCGCTGGCCGCCGTGGGGTTGAACATTGCGTTGGGGATTGGCGGATTGGTCAGCCTTGGCCATGCGGTGTTCTTTGGCGTTGGCGGTTATGCCATGGGCATCCTTGCGTTTCATGCGCAGAACTATACGCCGCTGATGGAATGGCCTTTCGTGATCGAGGGGACCAAGTCGATGCCGGTGATCTGGCTGGTGGCGGTTGTTGCCTCGGCGCTTGTGGCGCTGGGGATCGGGCTGCTGTCGCTGCGCACCAGCGGCGTGTATTTCATCATGATCACCTTGGCCTTTGGTCAGATGTTTTATTATTTCACGATTTCCTGGTCGGCCTATGGCGGCGAGGATGGCATGTCGATCTATGTGCGCAACGGCTTTCCGGGGCTGAATACGCTGGTGCCGGTGCAGTTCTACGGCCTGTGTTTTACGCTGCTTTGCGCGGCGCTTGCCTTTAACGCGGTGCTGTTGCGGTCGCCCTTTGGGCTGGCGCTGAATGCTGCGCGGCAGGTGCCGGAGCGGGTGCGGGCCGTGGGGCTGGACCCGTTCCGCCTGCGGCTGGTGGCCTTTGCGATCTCTGGCGCGATCACCGGGCTGGCGGGGGCGCTGTTTGCGGATCTCAACCGGTTTGTGTCGCCCACCATGTTCAGTTGGCAACTGTCGGGAGAGTTCATCGTCTTCATCATCATCGGCGGCACCGCGCGACTGTTCGGCCCGGTGGTGGGCGCGGTTTTGTTTGTGGCGCTGGAGCATTTTCTGGGCGGGATGTCGGACTATTGGCACATCTGGTTCGGGCTGTTGCTGTTGGGGGTTGTGCTGTTTGGCAAGGGCGGTCTGATCGGGCTGATCGCCGGGAGGGGCCGGGTGCATGACTGA
- a CDS encoding ABC transporter ATP-binding protein, protein MTEAVLQTRGLFKAFGALQATEDVSIELRPGEIHAVIGPNGAGKSTLIGQISGAIAPDAGAVSLGGVDVTGLTVPARARAGLARTFQISQLAMEDTVLQNALLGALGAAGRPFDMLRPVARRGALRDRAEAALARVGLADQARVRVAELSHGQRRQLEVAVALTLAPKCFVMDEPMAGLGTEGSARLTGLLDGLRAEAPILLVEHDMDAVFALADRISVLVYGRVIASGTVDEIRADPAVREAYLGDAA, encoded by the coding sequence ATGACTGAGGCTGTTTTGCAGACACGCGGGTTGTTCAAGGCGTTCGGCGCGTTGCAGGCCACCGAGGACGTGTCGATCGAGTTGCGGCCCGGAGAGATCCACGCGGTGATCGGGCCGAACGGCGCGGGCAAGTCGACGCTGATCGGCCAGATCAGCGGGGCGATTGCGCCGGATGCGGGGGCGGTGTCGCTGGGCGGTGTCGATGTGACTGGTCTGACGGTGCCCGCGCGGGCGCGTGCCGGGCTGGCGCGGACCTTTCAGATCAGCCAGTTGGCGATGGAAGACACGGTGTTGCAAAACGCGCTGTTGGGCGCGTTGGGGGCGGCGGGGCGGCCGTTTGACATGCTGCGCCCGGTGGCGCGCCGAGGGGCGTTGCGCGACCGGGCAGAGGCGGCTTTGGCGCGGGTCGGATTGGCGGATCAGGCGCGGGTGCGGGTGGCGGAGTTATCGCACGGTCAGCGGCGGCAGTTGGAGGTGGCGGTGGCGCTAACGCTCGCACCCAAGTGTTTTGTGATGGATGAGCCGATGGCGGGTTTGGGCACCGAGGGGTCGGCGCGGCTGACCGGGTTGCTGGACGGGTTGCGTGCCGAGGCCCCGATCCTGCTGGTGGAACACGACATGGACGCGGTCTTTGCCTTGGCTGACCGGATCAGCGTGCTGGTTTACGGGCGGGTGATTGCCAGCGGGACGGTGGATGAAATCCGCGCCGACCCCGCCGTGCGCGAGGCCTATCTGGGGGACGCGGCATGA
- a CDS encoding ABC transporter ATP-binding protein produces the protein MSALLQVSGLEARYGSSQALFGVDLEVAAGEVVALMGRNGMGKTTTVRCICRMMRAEGEVTFDGQDLRRLPSHRAARLGIGLVPEGRRCFADLTVQENLNAAARPGAWDMDAVGLLFPRLAERKAQVARSLSGGEQQMLAIGRALMTNPRLLILDEATEGLAPLIRAEIWDAVGRLKRDSGLAILIVDKSLKELTAVSDRAVILNRGRTAWTGALDGLAPDLAQQYLGV, from the coding sequence ATGAGCGCGTTGTTGCAGGTGAGCGGGCTGGAGGCGCGGTACGGCAGCAGTCAGGCGTTGTTTGGCGTCGATCTGGAAGTGGCGGCGGGTGAGGTCGTGGCGCTGATGGGGCGCAACGGGATGGGCAAGACGACGACGGTGCGCTGCATCTGTCGGATGATGCGTGCCGAGGGTGAGGTTACGTTTGACGGTCAGGATTTGCGCCGCCTGCCCTCGCACCGGGCGGCGCGGCTGGGGATTGGGCTGGTGCCCGAGGGGCGGCGGTGTTTTGCGGATCTGACGGTGCAGGAAAACCTGAATGCGGCGGCGCGGCCGGGGGCGTGGGACATGGATGCGGTCGGCCTGTTGTTTCCGCGTCTGGCAGAGCGCAAGGCGCAGGTGGCGCGGTCGCTGTCGGGGGGTGAGCAGCAGATGCTGGCCATCGGGCGGGCGTTGATGACCAACCCCCGGCTGTTGATTTTGGACGAGGCGACAGAGGGGCTGGCCCCGTTGATCCGGGCCGAAATCTGGGACGCCGTCGGGCGGCTGAAGCGTGACAGCGGGCTGGCGATTTTGATCGTCGACAAGAGCCTGAAGGAACTGACAGCGGTGTCCGACCGCGCCGTGATCCTGAACCGGGGGCGCACGGCCTGGACCGGGGCGCTGGACGGGCTGGCCCCGGATCTGGCGCAGCAGTATCTGGGCGTTTGA
- a CDS encoding SH3 domain-containing protein yields the protein MKRLGVPVLTAALALAGSVAMSAEITLRDDLRPRLAQLWPIYGEWTNVGRNEPIVRSVADEKGFYYGNGLQIYHVSGVIAPGDAQRLADLIGPTDSVSSFVVVFDSPGGNFLEGVKIGEFLQNFRGGNGESALNGVIVLSAEECMSACAVAFALAALPRDSGNSVRYVELGARLGFHMPFVPVDQQARQTEIAAAMDLTYQIMSEYIQLISNGIAPSALVQNALHYRRPDDFLLLHGGLVTRFMDFVPVAGPKGTTPLALSGLTQRDALNMCQYLTYSQGRDMIDWAYEFWPVEIGSNFPDDTPLTTLFERVGDRRIANDGCSIEWQEGDTLGIAGLGDCGRDSTGGGWCAAPRDEFGYVGARGDLPRATGALLADSLGCHGGRLTSRYYVWDARNRFLEEEQPEDYQWSGDSNPDAPLHRLDWSGARLASNLNIRTAPGGDQVARWTEGTPVQVLDCTLSADDQGVWYQVAADGVTGWASARYVDVPALSGWNFMIRPLGGG from the coding sequence ATGAAACGGCTGGGTGTTCCTGTTCTCACGGCAGCACTTGCGCTTGCGGGCAGCGTGGCCATGTCCGCCGAGATCACCCTGCGCGATGACCTGCGTCCACGTCTGGCGCAACTTTGGCCAATATACGGCGAATGGACCAATGTGGGGCGGAATGAGCCGATCGTGCGCTCCGTCGCGGACGAAAAGGGCTTTTACTATGGCAACGGGCTGCAGATCTACCATGTCTCGGGCGTAATTGCGCCGGGGGACGCACAGCGCCTTGCCGATCTGATCGGCCCCACGGATTCGGTGAGTTCCTTTGTCGTTGTCTTCGACAGTCCGGGCGGGAATTTCCTTGAAGGCGTCAAGATCGGTGAGTTTCTCCAGAACTTTCGCGGCGGCAATGGCGAGTCGGCCCTGAACGGTGTGATCGTCCTGAGTGCCGAGGAATGTATGTCCGCCTGCGCGGTTGCCTTTGCGCTCGCGGCGTTGCCGCGAGATTCCGGCAATTCGGTCCGCTATGTCGAACTGGGCGCGCGGCTGGGCTTTCATATGCCCTTCGTGCCCGTTGACCAGCAGGCTCGCCAGACCGAAATCGCGGCGGCGATGGACCTGACCTATCAGATCATGTCGGAATACATCCAGTTGATCAGCAATGGCATCGCACCGTCCGCCTTGGTCCAGAACGCGCTGCACTACCGCCGCCCGGATGACTTTCTGCTGTTGCACGGCGGGCTGGTGACGCGGTTCATGGATTTTGTGCCAGTGGCGGGGCCCAAAGGCACAACGCCCTTGGCGCTGTCGGGACTGACCCAGCGCGATGCGCTGAACATGTGCCAATACCTGACCTATTCTCAGGGCCGCGATATGATCGACTGGGCCTATGAGTTCTGGCCGGTCGAAATCGGCAGCAACTTTCCCGACGACACCCCGCTCACCACCTTGTTCGAACGGGTCGGAGACCGCCGCATTGCCAACGACGGCTGTAGCATCGAATGGCAAGAGGGCGATACGTTGGGCATCGCAGGTCTTGGGGACTGTGGCCGCGACTCGACAGGCGGCGGCTGGTGCGCCGCGCCACGGGACGAGTTTGGGTATGTCGGAGCCAGAGGGGATTTGCCCCGCGCCACCGGTGCGCTTCTGGCCGACAGCCTGGGGTGCCACGGCGGCAGGCTGACCAGTCGCTACTATGTTTGGGACGCCAGAAATCGGTTCCTCGAAGAAGAGCAACCCGAAGACTATCAGTGGTCCGGCGACAGCAACCCCGACGCGCCGTTGCATCGGCTGGACTGGTCGGGCGCACGGCTGGCCTCGAACCTCAATATCCGCACCGCGCCCGGCGGCGACCAAGTTGCACGCTGGACCGAAGGCACGCCAGTTCAGGTTCTGGACTGCACGCTGTCGGCGGACGATCAGGGGGTTTGGTATCAGGTTGCCGCAGATGGCGTGACTGGCTGGGCCAGCGCGCGCTACGTCGACGTGCCGGCGCTGTCGGGCTGGAATTTCATGATCCGCCCGCTAGGCGGCGGTTGA
- a CDS encoding trypsin-like serine peptidase — MAAAPRLLALATAVFFAAPLSADPVLQAGIENEVAVQGYNNEPINTYSENADFRRLGRGVGMLRIVHDAGENPCTAFLVDEKHLLTNHHCIPGVLEDPRIGATELRSLTWVAGFLEPGRADEAQRFIVNPVPIETSAELDYTVLEVQGVPIDQFPPLPLTASAAVEGMPYWIIGHPLGKSQHISREGCRAARPATGPAPEHQGGERLRHTCDTLGGNSGSPIIDSSARQVIGLHNSGDSNVGVNFGIPMALILANSKVLKPTPLSGGAPKPPSLIMTLFPKELEVGQELSIVADVPKACTPAFVDISPSRKLTPIPVEVFEKVDFSDIQTRYQVTAASRYGLVVQEEDEKGPHWIGYLCSSTGVADAAQLKSALRQVVGALGQGKMDGAVTVDTGTVNYSFNTYVIK, encoded by the coding sequence ATGGCCGCCGCTCCCCGTTTGCTTGCCCTCGCCACTGCGGTGTTTTTCGCCGCGCCGCTGTCTGCCGACCCCGTCCTGCAGGCTGGTATCGAAAATGAGGTGGCCGTTCAGGGCTACAACAATGAGCCGATCAACACCTATTCGGAAAACGCCGATTTCCGCAGGTTGGGGCGCGGGGTTGGCATGTTGCGGATCGTGCACGATGCGGGTGAAAACCCCTGCACCGCCTTTCTGGTCGACGAAAAGCACCTGCTGACCAATCACCATTGCATCCCCGGCGTGCTGGAGGATCCGCGCATCGGCGCCACCGAACTGCGCTCGCTCACTTGGGTTGCGGGGTTTCTGGAACCGGGTCGCGCGGATGAGGCGCAGCGCTTTATCGTTAACCCTGTTCCAATCGAAACCTCGGCAGAACTGGACTATACAGTGCTAGAGGTGCAGGGCGTGCCCATCGATCAGTTTCCGCCCCTGCCATTGACCGCCAGCGCCGCCGTTGAGGGGATGCCGTACTGGATCATCGGCCACCCGCTGGGCAAGTCCCAGCACATCAGCCGCGAGGGCTGCCGCGCCGCACGCCCGGCCACCGGCCCCGCGCCCGAACATCAGGGCGGCGAACGCCTGCGCCACACCTGCGACACGCTGGGCGGCAATTCCGGCTCTCCGATCATCGACAGCTCTGCGCGGCAGGTGATCGGGCTGCACAATTCGGGCGACAGCAATGTCGGCGTCAACTTTGGCATCCCGATGGCGCTGATCCTGGCAAACTCCAAGGTGCTGAAACCGACCCCGTTGTCCGGCGGCGCACCCAAACCGCCGTCGCTGATCATGACGTTGTTCCCAAAGGAACTGGAGGTCGGGCAGGAACTGTCCATCGTGGCCGACGTGCCCAAGGCCTGCACACCCGCCTTTGTCGACATTTCCCCCAGCCGCAAGCTGACGCCGATCCCTGTGGAGGTGTTCGAAAAGGTCGACTTCAGCGACATCCAGACCCGTTATCAGGTCACGGCGGCCAGCCGCTATGGGCTTGTCGTGCAGGAAGAGGATGAAAAGGGGCCGCACTGGATCGGCTATCTGTGCAGTTCCACCGGGGTCGCGGATGCTGCGCAGCTCAAATCGGCGCTGCGGCAGGTGGTCGGCGCGTTGGGGCAGGGAAAGATGGACGGCGCGGTGACGGTTGATACGGGGACGGTGAACTACAGCTTCAATACCTATGTGATCAAATGA
- a CDS encoding OmpA family protein has product MTKSLYLAAFAATVLPGLAFAQSTVTLDSFSLDDDPKPDVAASEMRDCLLDASACASNEFSGGTKFSLDDVVNLGVVERKPKPPAVAGVPVAAIGVTDRTKAAEPLPTIDLEVLFAYDSDQLSPQAMAKLSTLASALADPQLQGSKLIFIGHTDGVGSAVYNRELSRRRADSVARYVRSTLRLSPSQIEAVGVGFDYLKNSRFPDAAENRRVQLVLVPGA; this is encoded by the coding sequence ATGACCAAATCCCTTTATCTCGCCGCCTTTGCCGCCACCGTCCTGCCCGGTCTGGCGTTTGCCCAATCGACCGTGACGCTGGATTCCTTTTCGCTGGATGATGATCCAAAGCCGGATGTCGCCGCGTCCGAGATGCGCGATTGCCTGCTGGACGCGTCGGCCTGCGCCAGCAATGAATTCAGTGGCGGCACCAAATTTTCATTGGACGATGTGGTCAATCTGGGCGTGGTCGAGCGCAAGCCCAAGCCGCCCGCCGTCGCAGGCGTGCCCGTCGCGGCGATTGGTGTCACCGACCGAACAAAGGCGGCAGAGCCACTGCCGACCATCGACCTTGAGGTGTTGTTTGCCTACGACTCCGACCAACTGTCGCCGCAGGCCATGGCCAAGCTGTCGACGCTCGCCAGTGCGCTGGCCGATCCGCAATTGCAGGGCAGCAAGCTGATCTTCATCGGTCATACCGATGGTGTCGGCAGCGCCGTCTACAACCGCGAACTGTCCAGACGCCGGGCGGATTCGGTGGCGCGCTACGTCCGGTCGACATTGCGCTTGTCGCCTTCGCAGATTGAGGCGGTGGGCGTGGGCTTTGACTACCTCAAGAACTCGCGCTTTCCCGACGCGGCGGAAAACCGGCGCGTGCAACTGGTGCTGGTGCCGGGGGCCTGA
- a CDS encoding NAD(P)-dependent oxidoreductase — protein MTSPQTPGITSGRLSQEQLAQNFEDLHAPYDGHEAAVAADRCYFCHDAPCVTACPTDIDIPLFIRQISTGMSEAAARTIFEQNILGGMCARVCPTETLCEEACVRETAEGKPVEIGRLQRFATDSLMARQGHPFARAAATGKRVAVVGAGPAGLACAHRLAMKGHEVVIYEAKPKPGGLNEYGIATYKTVDDFAAREVEWLLGIGGITIEHGRSLGVEVSLENLNENFDAVFLGIGLGGVNLLELDGGALAGVEDAVSFISALRQAEDRAAVPVGRNVVVIGGGMTAVDAAVQAKLLGAQTVTLAYRRSQAEMPASRYEQELAASKGVHLLCNVMPVAMHGDGAVAEIELEYTQVVEGRVTGTGETVRLPADQVFRAIGQTLAPADGLDLESRKIKVSETGRTSMDGVWAGGDCTPGEDLTVVAVAEGRDAAEDIHSALTGAAG, from the coding sequence ATGACCAGCCCGCAGACACCCGGCATCACGTCCGGGCGCCTCAGCCAGGAGCAGTTGGCGCAAAACTTCGAAGACCTTCACGCCCCCTATGACGGGCATGAGGCAGCCGTTGCGGCGGATCGGTGTTATTTCTGCCATGATGCGCCTTGCGTGACCGCCTGCCCCACCGACATCGACATCCCGCTTTTCATCCGGCAGATCTCGACCGGTATGTCCGAGGCTGCGGCGCGGACGATCTTTGAGCAGAACATTCTTGGCGGCATGTGCGCCCGAGTTTGCCCGACAGAGACGCTATGCGAAGAGGCCTGCGTGCGCGAAACCGCAGAGGGCAAACCGGTCGAGATTGGCCGCTTGCAACGCTTTGCCACCGACAGCCTGATGGCACGGCAGGGCCACCCCTTTGCCCGCGCCGCAGCGACGGGCAAGCGTGTGGCCGTCGTGGGGGCCGGTCCGGCGGGTCTGGCCTGCGCACACCGTCTGGCCATGAAGGGTCATGAGGTGGTGATCTATGAGGCCAAGCCCAAACCGGGTGGCCTGAACGAATACGGCATCGCCACCTACAAGACGGTCGATGACTTTGCCGCGCGTGAGGTCGAATGGCTGCTGGGCATTGGCGGGATCACCATTGAACATGGTCGTTCCCTAGGGGTCGAGGTCTCTCTGGAAAACCTGAACGAGAATTTCGACGCGGTGTTTCTAGGCATTGGTCTGGGCGGGGTGAACCTGCTGGAACTCGACGGCGGCGCGCTGGCCGGGGTCGAAGACGCGGTGAGCTTTATCTCTGCCTTGCGGCAAGCCGAAGACCGCGCGGCAGTGCCCGTGGGGCGCAATGTCGTGGTGATCGGCGGCGGCATGACGGCGGTGGACGCGGCTGTGCAGGCGAAACTGCTGGGCGCTCAGACGGTGACGCTGGCCTATCGGCGCTCACAGGCCGAGATGCCCGCCAGCCGGTATGAGCAAGAATTGGCGGCGTCCAAAGGCGTGCATCTGCTGTGCAACGTGATGCCGGTGGCCATGCACGGCGATGGCGCTGTGGCCGAGATAGAGCTGGAGTATACGCAGGTCGTGGAGGGCCGGGTGACCGGCACCGGCGAGACGGTGCGCCTGCCTGCCGATCAGGTATTCCGCGCCATCGGGCAAACACTGGCCCCGGCGGACGGGCTGGATCTGGAGAGCCGCAAGATCAAGGTATCAGAGACCGGGCGCACGTCGATGGACGGGGTCTGGGCCGGGGGCGATTGCACGCCCGGCGAAGACCTGACCGTGGTCGCCGTCGCCGAAGGGCGCGATGCGGCAGAGGATATTCATTCGGCACTGACCGGAGCGGCGGGGTAA